The following coding sequences are from one Eublepharis macularius isolate TG4126 chromosome 19, MPM_Emac_v1.0, whole genome shotgun sequence window:
- the LOC129346275 gene encoding uncharacterized protein LOC129346275, with protein sequence MEEQQDDHSFFCGCSCWASSAVEGAEPVYEKMNTPEPYRTEAVEEMRASCEEPRKEDAQCRELSRFDFPECIIHLVQGLQDKEVPWRVFSEIVEAAHTEVYPECCDHCFEVAYRQKFGCLGRGVMYWQKFKCMQPEQPGDDPDARFDRPECVRFLVQGLDDYEVDWEVFSEIVKAAHTEVYPECCPYCEEIADWQKCGCLRCEEEETAEGAKSIRGDEHVTDQKVEPIYEEMQSVHGIQERPEVHEEDVTVPGLLKQKVLQCIQTLYPNMAELNYVAVAEEVKENKFDPDCCRFCNHIAYCQEVPYDEDDEGARADCEDSGDEPEDAVPIEVGEIDPTLDVSDSAKATDPVKEGVKPRIQYLVPDPTDVLIECALLDEVLARGPVGDGPVSFEYEHPPKPRVGKKLKKRRPKTDYCSDTCCDSDYVDDSDRPRLDFCHYSCCNSSDEWSLTETDDNSDIESENVEQGVQTDGVAPKVPPVPTLLNEETMWGPAGDSIESSKDEHYPQPSVGKKLKKRRPLLSYCYENCCYSNSSDDEWRPYAPYCNLSCCKSSDEWSITETDDSDFEPLGTPGGRKGDPELRADGAAPETMTREGN encoded by the exons atggaagagcagcaggacgATCACAGCTTCTTCTGCGGCTGTTCTTGCTGGGCTAGCAGCGCTGTTGAGGGAGCAGAGCCTGTTTACGAGAAAATGAATACGCCGGAGCCATACAGAACTGAAGCTGTGGAAGAAATGCGAGCTTCTTGCGAAGAACCCCGCAAAGAAGATGCACAATGTAGAGAGCTTTCGAGATTTGACTTTCCAGAGTGCATTATTCACTTAGTACAAGGG ctGCAGGATAAAGAAGTACCGTGGCGGGTGTTTTCAGAAATAGTTGAAGCAGCTCACACAGAAGTTTACCCGGAGTGTTGTGATCACTGCTTTGAAGTAGCATATCGACAAAAATTCGGATGCCTGGGACGTGGTGTAATGTATTGGCAAAAATTCAAATGCATGCAGCCTGAACAACCCGGTGACGATCCGGATGCTAGATTTGACAGACCCGAGTGCGTGCGTTTTTTAGTACAGGGG CTAGATGATTATGAAGTGGATTGGGAGGTGTTTTCCGAAATAGTCAAAGCGGCGCACACAGAAGTGTACCCAGAGTGCTGTCCGTACTGTGAAGAAATAGCAGATTGGCAAAAATGCGGTTGCCTGAgatgtgaggaggaggagacggCTGAGGGAGCGAAAAGCATAAGAGGGGATGAGCATGTGACAGACCAGAAAGTGGAGCCCATTTATGAAGAAATGCAGAGTGTACACGGTATCCAAGAGCGACCAGAAGTGCATGAGGAAGACGTCACAGTACCAGGACTGCTGAAACAAAAAGTGTTGCAGTGCATACAGACTCTCTACCCTAAT atGGCGGAGCTGAACTATGTAGCGGTGGCTGAGGAGGTCAAGGAGAACAAGTTTGATCCTGACTGTTGCAGATTTTGCAACCACATAGCATATTGTCAAGAAGTCCcctatgatgaagatgatgagggTGCCAGAGCAGATTGTGAGGACTCAGGGGATGAACCAGAGGATGCTGTCCCCATAGAGGTTGGGGAAATAGATCCAACATTGGATGTTTCTGATAGTGCAAAAGCGACAGACCCGGTGAAAGAAGGCGTAAAGCCGCGCATTCAATACCTGGTCCCAGAT CCAACAGATGTGCTGATCGAGTGTGCTCTACTGGATGAGGTGCTAGCGAGAGGCCCGGTTGGGGATGGTCCGGTCAGCTTTGAGTATGAGCATCCCCCAAAGCCCCGTGTAGGGAAGAAGCTGAAAAAGAGGAGACCTAAGACGGATTACTGCAGTGATACCTGTTGTGATTCTGATTATGTAGATGACTCGGACAGACCGCGCCTGGACTTCTGTCATTATAGTTGCTGCAACTCTTCTGATGAGTGGTCGTTAACAGAAACTGATGATAATAGCGATATTGAGAGTGAAAATGTCGAGCAGGGGGTGCAAACTGATGGTGTCGCACCCAAGGTGCCCCCAGTCCCCACTCTACTGAATGAGGAGACAATGTGGGGCCCTGCTGGGGATAGCATAGAGAGCTCTAAAGATGAGCATTACCCACAGCCCTCTGTAGGGAAGAAGCTGAAAAAGAGGAGACCTCTGCTGAGTTACTGCTATGAAAATTGCTGCTATTCTAACAGCTCAGATGATGAGTGGAGACCATATGCGCCATACTGTAATCTTAGTTGCTGCAAGTCTTCTGATGAATGGTCGATAACTGAAACCGATGACAGTGATTTTGAGCCTTTAGGAACAccaggggggagaaaaggagATCCCGAGTTGCGGGCTGATGGAGCAGCACCCGAGACTATGACCAGAGAAGgaaattga